In Rosa rugosa chromosome 4, drRosRugo1.1, whole genome shotgun sequence, the genomic stretch tttttttttgacagtgTTTATGAATTTGAAAGACTTCATAGAGGCAAATACTAATTCCTCCGCGCATGTGAGATGCTCAAACTGTACATTTCAACACAGTGCCTAACTACTTTAACAACGCAAATAGTGTGATTCCCAACCGCTAGTGCATTTGGAATAGTTATTTTTATATACGTGTATGTGTGTGTAATATTTATGGGTGACGTGGTCTTGTGGTATTAGCCACCATTCAACAAAGTGGGCTTCCCCTATTGCCGAGTAAGCTTTAATACCTCTTGAGCTTTCATGATCTTTATCAGTCAATAATCAACAATTCAATATTATCAGATTATATTATTTGCTTTGAAGGCATAAAGAAATTTAAGTCTTATTGTTCATAATCTATGTCATTGATAAGAAAGATGACTAACCTTGAAGGGGGAAGAAACTATATTTCCCAGCCAATGAAAGGCTCATGAGCATTTCTTTTATTAGCTTTTAAATAATGCATCAACTTATTACATTCTAACTCAACAAGATTTTATAGAATTTAAAGCCGGATGCTGCCAACAAGGCAGAGCTGTACTAAAGAATCAAGAACACCCCAACACCTTTCACTATCAATCTTCAGAGTGGATGCCGACATTGGCAGAACGAGACCAGTATTCCTTGACAAGCTGCCCAAATAATGATCCCTCATTGTTCATCAGCTTTGTTGGCTCATCATACTCTACCAGTTTACCTGTCAATGAAATTTAGCATGTTATAAGAAAAAAATCACATAAGGTCCAGTAGAACACACAGAGTTGTGTTTAGTTCATCGCCGTTGGGGATATAATGCTTACCATCAGCAATAGCAAGCACCTTGGTGCAGTCCATGACAGTCGGTATCCTATGTGCCACTGTTATTACAGTGCAGTCAGCAAATTCTGTTCTTATAGTTTTCTGGAGAATAGAATCTGTTGCATTGTCCATTGATGCAGTAGCTTCATCGAGCACTAGTATTCGGCTCCTCTTTAACAAAGCGCGCCCCAAACAGAACAGTTGTCGCTGTCCCATGCTCCAGTTTGTTCCATCTTGTACAACTGAAAGCCAAACAGAACAATTGTCAGAATGTGGTCTACTTGTGTAACACTCAAAAGCAATAACACACAAATTTCATACCTAAAGAATCCAGGCCCTCTGCTTTTTCTTGAATGGCCTCTCGTAACTGACATTTCTCAAGCACCTTTGACACATTAACGAAAGATGAATCAAGTCAGAAAAAGAAAGTTACAGAATATGAGTATCTTCGGTTGGTTTGTTCGGATGAAAACTAGAAAATACTTAATTTTGACTCATATTCAGTTTAAATGGCTGGTTTTGAAAGCTTGCTGATTACAGGCTTCAACACTGCAATTCATCTTGGTATATGTGAAAACCGAACCTGCCATATCTCATGATCAGTATGCTTCGATAAGGGGTCAAGATTGAACCTCACAGACCCACTGAATAGAGTGGGATCTTGAGGGATGATCCCAAAACATGATCTTAAGTCATGAAGTCCAATTGTGCAAATGTCATAACCATCTACAATGACCTTTCCCTCTGTAGGCTCTACAAGTCGAAACAAAACACTGATAAGAGTTGTCTTTCCACTTCCAGTCCGGCCAACAATTCCAACTTTGTACCCTCCTTCAATTGTGCAAGTTATCCCACGAAGAACGAGAGGAGCATTTGGCCTATATCTAACCTGCATGAGTTTCATTCAATCTCACACACCAGTCCAATTGTTCTTAAAGTTCCAAACTTCAGAATGATACCAAGAAATGCTAACCTTTAAATCATGTATTTCCACTTTACCAACAGTAGGCCAATTTTGCATCGGTCGGTTGTCTTCTATAACTTCTGCGGCTTCACTTGGAATATGCATGTATTGCTCTACCCTTTCTACAGAAATGATTGAATTTGCTAGCATGCACTGAAATTTGACAGAAATTACGAGGAAAACATTTAAGGAGAGACCATATGACAGTGTCATCCCAATAAACCCTGTCAAAATATTAAGCAACATGTTAGACACTGTATCATATGGATGGTTACATGAAATGTATATAGAAGCTTATGTTTACTTaccagaggaagaagaggaatatGGAGTTAAAGTAATGGCAAGTGCTGCAGCTGAGAGAACAATAGCACATAGCAATTCCAGGCGTTCGATCAACCACTCATTTGTGGAAAAACCATGGAAATCAGTGCTAGCATTTGCATCGATAAAGTCCAAGTATTTTGTGAAGAATCTGTCCTCCTGTCTGAAAGCTCTGATTGTCAGGGCTCCAGCAATAGATTCGGCAAGCTGGCTTGCAAGTGCAGACTTAGTTGTGCCATTCATTCGCATCAACTCTTTTGCAGAAGCCATGTAGTAGTTCTATTTGTAGAAAAGAACATCGTAAGAAAATTCATTGTATTGAAAGGcagaaatatataaataaatcattgTATGAAAATAACTCCAGTAAGAAGACCTAAAAGATTTGGTTTAGTGTAATACCTGAAAGAGCATAGTAATATAGATTGTGGGGACAACTAGAAACACCATCGGCCAAGTAAGATAAACCAGTACTAGAAATATGCTGTATGTGTTCAAGGTTCCCCCAACAGCAATTATCAACTTGAAAGCTACTTCAAGGTCAATGATATTCATATCCGACGACAcctaaatgaaagaaaaaatgaaaatgtaaGTTCCATTAGGTCCCTACACAGCATATTATAAAGTTCCGAATTGAAAACCTCAAGTCTTACCCGACTAAGTATTCTTCCCACAGGTGTTGAGTCATAAAACAACATTGGTGCTCGGAAAAGAGAGTTCAGTAGTGTCGAAAAAATGGACTTTCCTGCCCCAACTCCTAAATCTACTATAAAGAAAGATCGAATGAGCAAAGAGACTATCATGACAGTCATGATCACAGAATAAACTGCATAGAGTTTGACTCTGGATACACTATAATCCTGAATGTTCAAAGCCAACCAATAAAACTGAAGTAACTGCCCAACTATAAACATCGAGTAGAGAAAAATTGACAAGGAGAAGTTGAAAAATCCCCTGCCCTGCTTCAAATACTGAATGTATGGCTTGAAACCAATGTCCcctgtttctctctcttctctcttaaTCAATTGATCCCCTGCAGACTCTTGTAGCTGTACCTCAGTGGTTACTttctcaatctcctttgcagaTGATTTAAGTTTTTCTGTAGAAGCATTTTCATTTGGCCTCTCTGAACCAGCAGTGTCATTGTTTGCATTCACAAGGTCTTGGAACTCATGACAAGAAGCTAGCAACTCATCATAAGGCGCTGCTTTTAAAATTTCCCCCGACGACATCAACtatgaagaaaaaatatatatactcaAATACCACATATATGCAAAAGGGACTATAGCATCAAACTCATAGAACACATGTTCAAAGTAACAGTATAGACAATATACCAAGATTGAATGAAAAGCAGGAAGGAAGTCAACTTGGTGTGTGACAAGCAGAACTGTCTTCTCAGCCAGAGCTCCCATGACATATTCCTGAAAATGACATAATTAGCTTTAATCATTGGTGAAAAAAAGGCAATAATGTACATTACTAGCTTGAGAGGAAAATAATGATTACATTGAACAGGCTGGTCGCAGTGTGGGCATCAACTGCACTGAAAGGGTCATCTAAGAGGTAGACATCAGCATTTTGATAGAGTGCACGTGCAAGTTGAATCCGCTGCTTCTGGCCGCCACTTAGATTGACACCTCTTTCTCCTATCTGAGTGCGATCCCCAAATGGAAGCATATCAAGGTCCTTTACCAAGGAACACTTTTGAAGTGTTTCTTGATATCTTACATGATCCATGGGAGTCCCAAATAGTATATTTTCTTGTATAGTTCCTGTTTGGATCCATGCAGACTGAGATACATATGCTATTGTGCCGTATACTTCAACCTGTAATTTAAGCTCTAATTATGGCTTTTCCCTCTATAACAATTTAATGAATAATTTGGAAATGGATGATTACTTACAACACCATTGATCCGTGGAACTTCACCGAGAATTGCAGCTAAAAGGGTTGATTTTCCTGAGCCAACCTCACCACAAATAGCAACTTTTTCTCCTGGTTTTACCACCAAATTGATGTCCCTCAATGTGGCCTTTGTAGCATCAGTATCCCATGAAATTTCAAAGGATTTAAACAAAATGGAATGCTCAACCTCTTTTTCACTGCTCTCTTTCCTTGTATCTCTGTGCTCCAACTCTGGTGCATCAAGGAACTTCACGATCCGAGAGAATGAAACCTTGGCTTCGATAAATGCTCCAAAAACATCCGGGATCAGCTTGATTGGCTCCTGAACAATACGTAAAGTTGCTAGAAATGTGAAAGCACTACTAGCAGAGAGTGTAAATCCCAGGAAGTAGCATGTCCAAAAAGTGACAGCTGCTACCACAATAGGAGATGACCAGAATAGAACATTGTAATATCCCTTTTGTGACAGTACTTTAGCTATCCATTTGAGTTCTTCTGTTCTCAACCCTTCTATGACCTTCTTGAAATTCGTCTCCCAAGAATACAGCTTCAAAATCTTCATATTGGAAAGCGCTTCTGTAATGGCTTTCAGCCTCTTGTTCTGTGCTACCATGAGCTTAGTTTGATACTCATGCTGCAACTTTGCTAATGGAGAGCTTCCCAGCAGAGTCACTATGATTACAGTTATAGCTGCAAGAGTTGCTATCCCCACGCAGTAGTAAAAGATAAGTAATGAAAGAAGCAACTGAAGACTTGTGGACCATATCTGATGAAACCAGAATGGAAATTCACCGATTCTATAAGCATCCACGCTCACATAATTCACTATCTCACCAGGAGAATGAGTCATCTTGGCAGCATTTGAGAGTCTTAGTTGCTTCTGATATATTGCTGCTGATATCAATGATCTTACCTGGAGACCAATAAGTCTAGTTCTGAAGAACCATTGCCTCTCCGACAATGACTCCACGACTTTAACCACAAAGAGACCAGCAGTCAGGGCATAGCCTTCACCTTCAAAAGCTGCTTCTCCTCCAACAACCCTAATGAAGGCCCTCAGAAACAGTGGACCGCTGGTCAGTGTGAGAACCTTGATGAGTGCAAAGATACCAGAAATCAGAATAGCTTTCCTCTGGCAGAAAAAAATTGTGGACAAAATAGAAGGTTCATCATCAGATGAAATGTTTTCCTTCCTTTTCTGCACTTGCTCCTTAAACATCAAGTACAATGTTCGTGCTTGATCAGCTTCTCTCAGCTGTGGGATATCTTCATTCTCAAGAATCTTCCCCTTTCCTTTTTTCAGTAATGGATTCAACCACCAAAATGACACTCTACTAAATAAACCAGCTTTTGCAAAAGGAGTAACATTGTCATGATTTGAAGTAATTTCACCTGCGATATCCGATTTTGCACCCAGCAGAGGTGTGTCCAGAGCATTGTCAACATGGACTTGTGGATCACCTTTAGCAACATTGCATCCCTCAAATGCACTAAAAAGCAAGAGAACTGATCCAGGGAAACAAAGAATGTTCAAAACAATCATAACCGATACTGCTTCATCAAGAATAGCTTCCCAAATTGATGAACCACAAAGAAAAACTGCAATAAAAAAGCCAAGAATTGAAAGAACTTTTGTTATTGCAATGTGGGGAGGGTGTGGCTTCTTTAGGTTTATGGTTAATCCCAGCATAAACCAAGTAAACCCCTGAAAGAAAAACACTAGCCATCCATGCAGAGGTAAAAAAGTCTGATCTGTGTTTACTTTCTCGACCATTTTCCATATCCCAAAACCCAAATAGGCCAAAGACAAACAGGCATTGAAAGTGGCCGAAACAACTGACACAGCAGAGAAGGTGTAAGACTCTGATGATGCTATAACCTTCTTTGATAATGTTCTATAGATGAAGATACAAAACAAGATGAATAGAAGCAAGATATCAACTGCAATGACCGCAATATTGTTGATACATGAATCTGGATTGATAATGGCTGCAATGTCAGAACTGCATTCAATTCCAGACTCAGTTGAACAATCACAGAACAAGGTCCAGTAACCTTCCGCCATGATGTGTCTCAGTTATGTACAAAATCTGCACAATTACAAGAAAGAAGAATTTAAAAACAGATAAAGGAACTGGATCTCACACCCatggtttttactttttagcatAATAGTCACTAGAAGTTCAAACCAAacagaaaacagagaaaaataTAAACTGACATAGATACTTAAACACAATTATACAGCTAAGCACCTTCCTCTTCACAAATTGAAGTGGATATGAAGCTTTCACCGAGTTGGAAAGGATATCACCCAAAAACCAAACATATGTGTAAAAGCTACGACAGCAAAAACATGTAACAAAATATAAGATTCCACTGGAAGAAGCCCAGAAAATCTTACTTTAGAGTCTAGACTCACTATGATTATAGTGTACCTAACTTGCTTTTGAAGCCATGCATCATATCAATCCTACAGAAGTCAATGACTCACTTGAATGCACCGATCATGCCAACTCACTTCTTAACATCAACCCATGTTTTTCATTTTGATCTCTAGATTCAAGCCCTGCTGTGAATCACGCATTCATACAATATTTCTTTTCTGGATGAACGAGCTACAACATGTATATATAATAATTGCAAACACACTTGCATAGATCTTCTTTATCAGATTtcttgtccaaaaaaaaaaaaaaactgcttacTTGATTTCTTTAGTGGTCTCCTCCGCTTGGCATGCAGAAAAGGTTTTCTACCTTGTGTCTCAAATACACTAGTATCTTTTCTCATATAAAAGGCACGTGGATCTTCAGAACCACATATGAAAAACCAGGTCCTCCTCCTTCAGTCATCTTCAGGACCAGGccacctttttttcttttggaaaatcAATGGAACCTACCAATACATAATTCACTtctgtttttaactttttatacTTGGTGCTGTATGTGTTAATCAATTTTAGACCCCAAGTAGTCTTGCTCAAGTGACGTATAGCAGACCATTAATACAATGGAGCAAAACCACGTGATAATATTAGAATGAATTGGGTAATGCAATTGATTGGGGTCTTCTTTATTAAGATTGTATATGTAATTAACATCGTGCATGATACGATCAtacaactacatagagatttcTAAAAGATTAGGCGGCAATATctttcaacaacaacaacaacaacacaaaGAGGAGCCCCGTTGGCCCTGCTCTCTATTCTTATATTGATGACTTTTCAGCCATTGACCATTGTAGTTGATCTTTAGATTAGTTAATTTATGTTAGTTTCAAATAGTGCATGATATTTATGAAGTAGCTCATGTTTCAGAATAGATATTCATTTGGTTGTTGTGCAAGTAGGTGAGGAAGACAAAATGTATTAAGATCCTAGAATTTCATATAGTACATCTATTTATGAGTACACTACCATCGAGATCGAGTAGCTTAATTTCAATGCCATAAAGACTGACTAAAATTCAAGGCTCAAGTGGAGCTGTCAAATTAGAAATTAAATGAGGAATTGCGGTCTTGGAGTTGGTCCCTAAAAGTAAAATTGAAAGATGATTTAACCCATGATTTAATGTCATATCAGAAATGTCTGTATCCAGAAAAGACAACCACAAAACTCATGCAAGATTCGAAAAGCAGGAGCTTTCAATTAGTCTAAGCATCACTAATTAGACATATAGATCAGTTGTATGGTCCAACTTGTTCAGTCAGTACCGTATAACCCACTTCACCCTGTAAAGCCTTTTGTTCTCTTCCCAACAACAAGTCAGATAGTCCTATTGAACACACCTAAAAGTCGTACAAAATTTTAGTTGCTAATAGTGCCTTAAAGGCACCGAAGAGCATAGTGATCGGAGTCGAACTCTTGTTGTGGTAATGATGGTATATGAGCTCTCACTGGCGGGGTAGCGACCGGTGTGATTAAGGATTTGGGGAGTAGCTAGATAGTTCGTAGTCACGAGTTTAGGGTACTTGTTCAGTTGATCGTCGTATAAGCAACAATCAAAAATTGAATACATACAA encodes the following:
- the LOC133743619 gene encoding ABC transporter C family member 10-like, which gives rise to MAEGYWTLFCDCSTESGIECSSDIAAIINPDSCINNIAVIAVDILLLFILFCIFIYRTLSKKVIASSESYTFSAVSVVSATFNACLSLAYLGFGIWKMVEKVNTDQTFLPLHGWLVFFFQGFTWFMLGLTINLKKPHPPHIAITKVLSILGFFIAVFLCGSSIWEAILDEAVSVMIVLNILCFPGSVLLLFSAFEGCNVAKGDPQVHVDNALDTPLLGAKSDIAGEITSNHDNVTPFAKAGLFSRVSFWWLNPLLKKGKGKILENEDIPQLREADQARTLYLMFKEQVQKRKENISSDDEPSILSTIFFCQRKAILISGIFALIKVLTLTSGPLFLRAFIRVVGGEAAFEGEGYALTAGLFVVKVVESLSERQWFFRTRLIGLQVRSLISAAIYQKQLRLSNAAKMTHSPGEIVNYVSVDAYRIGEFPFWFHQIWSTSLQLLLSLLIFYYCVGIATLAAITVIIVTLLGSSPLAKLQHEYQTKLMVAQNKRLKAITEALSNMKILKLYSWETNFKKVIEGLRTEELKWIAKVLSQKGYYNVLFWSSPIVVAAVTFWTCYFLGFTLSASSAFTFLATLRIVQEPIKLIPDVFGAFIEAKVSFSRIVKFLDAPELEHRDTRKESSEKEVEHSILFKSFEISWDTDATKATLRDINLVVKPGEKVAICGEVGSGKSTLLAAILGEVPRINGVVEVYGTIAYVSQSAWIQTGTIQENILFGTPMDHVRYQETLQKCSLVKDLDMLPFGDRTQIGERGVNLSGGQKQRIQLARALYQNADVYLLDDPFSAVDAHTATSLFNEYVMGALAEKTVLLVTHQVDFLPAFHSILLMSSGEILKAAPYDELLASCHEFQDLVNANNDTAGSERPNENASTEKLKSSAKEIEKVTTEVQLQESAGDQLIKREERETGDIGFKPYIQYLKQGRGFFNFSLSIFLYSMFIVGQLLQFYWLALNIQDYSVSRVKLYAVYSVIMTVMIVSLLIRSFFIVDLGVGAGKSIFSTLLNSLFRAPMLFYDSTPVGRILSRVSSDMNIIDLEVAFKLIIAVGGTLNTYSIFLVLVYLTWPMVFLVVPTIYITMLFQNYYMASAKELMRMNGTTKSALASQLAESIAGALTIRAFRQEDRFFTKYLDFIDANASTDFHGFSTNEWLIERLELLCAIVLSAAALAITLTPYSSSSSGFIGMTLSYGLSLNVFLVISVKFQCMLANSIISVERVEQYMHIPSEAAEVIEDNRPMQNWPTVGKVEIHDLKVRYRPNAPLVLRGITCTIEGGYKVGIVGRTGSGKTTLISVLFRLVEPTEGKVIVDGYDICTIGLHDLRSCFGIIPQDPTLFSGSVRFNLDPLSKHTDHEIWQVLEKCQLREAIQEKAEGLDSLVVQDGTNWSMGQRQLFCLGRALLKRSRILVLDEATASMDNATDSILQKTIRTEFADCTVITVAHRIPTVMDCTKVLAIADGKLVEYDEPTKLMNNEGSLFGQLVKEYWSRSANVGIHSED